The following are encoded in a window of Pontiella desulfatans genomic DNA:
- a CDS encoding tyrosine-type recombinase/integrase, which yields MNALTLPALVQLFFTDRLTIQINASPNTIASYRDTFRLLLRFAGEQHGKVPTKLRVEDLDTELVGDFLAYVENKRRNCARSRNARLAAIRSFFKFVAMTEPAYLLQCQRILSMPSKRHEQRTVEFLDRREMDALLSAPDRSTWIGQRDHAILTLALQTGLRASELINLCQCDLIAGTGAHVQCMGKGRKQRLTPLRKETLLVMKNWLRRYGGTEDGPLFPTIRGGKLSRDALEHLVRKHTLTASKTCPSLATKRVSPHVLRHSTAMELLHHGVDQTVISLWLGHESVETTRIYLHADLHLKEKALEKVMATASKPGRYLPADKLLAFLEGL from the coding sequence ATGAACGCGCTGACACTACCCGCTCTGGTTCAACTGTTCTTCACCGACCGGCTCACCATCCAGATAAACGCAAGTCCCAATACGATCGCCAGCTACCGGGATACCTTCCGCCTGCTGTTGCGCTTTGCCGGGGAACAACACGGCAAGGTGCCGACGAAACTCCGGGTCGAAGATCTGGATACCGAACTGGTGGGCGACTTCCTCGCCTATGTTGAGAACAAGCGCCGCAACTGCGCCCGCAGCCGCAATGCCCGGTTGGCCGCCATCCGGTCCTTCTTCAAATTCGTGGCCATGACCGAACCGGCATACCTGCTCCAATGCCAGCGAATACTGTCCATGCCCAGCAAGCGCCATGAGCAACGTACAGTGGAGTTTTTGGACCGCCGGGAAATGGATGCGCTGCTGTCTGCGCCGGACCGGTCCACATGGATCGGGCAACGCGATCATGCCATCCTGACACTGGCACTGCAAACCGGACTTCGAGCATCGGAGCTAATCAACCTATGCCAATGCGATCTCATTGCCGGAACTGGTGCGCATGTCCAGTGTATGGGTAAAGGTCGAAAACAGCGCCTCACGCCTCTCAGGAAAGAAACCCTTTTGGTCATGAAGAACTGGCTTCGGCGGTATGGCGGAACTGAAGACGGGCCGCTCTTTCCAACCATCAGGGGAGGGAAACTCAGTCGAGACGCCCTGGAACATCTTGTGCGAAAGCATACGCTCACGGCTTCGAAAACCTGCCCCTCGCTGGCGACCAAGCGGGTGAGTCCGCATGTGCTTCGGCACAGCACCGCCATGGAGTTGCTGCACCACGGGGTGGATCAAACCGTTATCTCGCTATGGCTTGGCCATGAATCCGTTGAAACAACGAGAATCTACCTGCACGCCGATCTGCACCTTAAGGAAAAGGCGTTGGAAAAAGTGATGGCAACGGCCTCGAAACCAGGGCGGTATCTCCCCGCTGACAAGCTACTCGCCTTCCTCGAAGGCCTATAA